The genome window GACCAGCCCACTGACCAGTGGCCCAAAACAGGGGAGCTTTAGAGCATGGGCTGTGTTCCCCAACTTCTCGCTCGGGCCCCCATCTGAGATGCCCAGGCAGGCCTGCAGGTCCACACGGCACAGATGCGCACACAAAAAACGCGTGTGCTCAGACACACTCACATACAGATACAGGGACACGCAGAAACAGAAACACATGCAGACACGCCACACACACAGGGACATGCAGTTGTGTGCCACCCCCCAGTGTTCCCGGCCCCCTGAGACCAGCCTGTGTCGTCTACATCCCCAAAGCACCCTGCACCCCCTACCCCAGCCCCCTCTGGCTCTGAGCAGACAGACACCCGGAGCCAGCCCGCGAGGACCCACGAGACCGTCCATCTGACATCAACGCCAATGGGGGGATTCTGTCCTCCCAGCCAACCCAAGGACTGTGGCGCAGGGAGGGCACCCCAAGCTCACCTGGGCCCAAATGAGGCATCTACCTCTCTGGGCTCTGCAAGCTCAACACCCTCCCAGACACATCCCCCTAGCCCCTCGCCCCTCAAGTCAGGGGCCTACTGCAGcctgggagtggggtgggtggTCTTGCAGTAGCCAAGGGCAGGAAAGGATGCACAGAGGTCCCAAATCCCTCCCTGGCTGAGGGGCGTTCAGGTGGGAAGCCCTGGGGCAGTGTGAGCCATAGGAAACCATGGACACCCACCTGGCCAGACCAGGGTTCCACTGAAAGAGGGACCTTGCCCACAGCAGCCTGGGAGAGGGCGGTCGTCAGAGGAAGGACCCTGAGCCCCAGCAGGGCGGGGGCAGTGCAGTCCTGGCCCGGAGCTCAGACCCCTGGATCTCCTCCCACAGCACGGCAGGGGCAGCTCAGGGCGGAAAGCAGGGCCCGCCCACCCTGGCCCCCCAGGCCAGGCAGGCTGTGAGGCGGCTTTGAGGAGCAGGGAGGGCCCTGCCAACACAAACAGGCTGTGGTGTCAGCCTTCCTGCTGCGGCTTCAGCCCCAGCTGGGCCCCACTGCCCACCCCAGGCCCCCACCCTGGGGGAGGGGCACCGCAAACAGCCGGGCAGGCTGGCACACCcctccaccccacacacacaggAGCGGGGTCTGAGGGGTCTGCAAAGAGCAGGGGAGGGGCTATCTCTCTCCCACCCAAACCCGAGCCTCTGGAGGCTGGACACACCCATCTGGCCTCCCCACTTGCTCCAGGCGAGGGAAAGACAGAGTGCAGGGATGAAGGGGGTGTCCCACTGAGAGAGGTCACCAAGGGGTTCCCAGCCTCTCCTGGGCCCACTGAGGCAGGCTCCGATCTCAGTGCCTTCCCCTGTTCCTCTCCAGCACCCTCAGGTATTTCTCTGCTGGAAGTCACATGgaagtggggggtggaggggacacATTTAGGACTCTGGGGGAGGACGCCTTCCCACTCACCGGGCCCCCAGAGCAGCTGCACCTCAGGTGCCCACAGTGTGAAAAAATCTTGCCCATCCCACCATGGCCGGGTGCCCTTCCAGCCACCCAGACCCCATAGAACGTTCTCGGACTGTGTGCACTAAACACGTATCCCCCAGTGTGTGTGTACCAATGAGGATTCCCAACATGTATGTTCACGGCCCCTGTGCTACAGCGCACCCAACCTGCCCCATGGCACATTCTCCGGGTGAACATGTCTGTCCTAGGCGTGGGCAGAGCCAGAGGGCACAGGTGTGGGGGGAGGCGGGGGTGCCTAGAAGAATCCAGGCCTAGAGGAGAGTCACCATCACCACCCTCCGCCACCCAAGGTCATGCCCAACCTCATGGTGGGGCTGTGGAGGGGGATCAGGACCTCCAGGTAGCCTCTGGTTCCATTCGagttttgcagatggggaaactgaggctatgATCCAAGACCAGGGGGAACGGTCAGCTGAATCCCAGCCCATTCTCTGCCCCAGCTGGCCTGTTTCCAGGGCAATGCCCAGGGCGGGAGGGACTCAGCAGCTAAAACTTCATTCACGGGTTTCCTCTGGTCTCCTGCCCTGAAGTGACCCCTCCTCTGGCAGGAACCATGGCAAGTGGTTCCGAGCCACATGTAAGCACATGTTCCCCCTCCCTGTGCCCCCCAACCGACCATAGCAGGCTGGACATAAAACCGCACCTCACCTTCCTGGCCCCATCTCTGAACCTCCCCTCGGGCCTGAGCCACCTCCGTGCTGACACTCCACACCTGCCCCTGCTCTGCCCCAAACACACAGGTGGGGGACATGCCACCCAGGGCCTAGTCAGGGGGCAAGGCTGACCTCTGAGCTCCCCACGGTCTGAAGTTCTGGCTTGGTCAGGGTGCCAGGCCTGAgccacagcagagccaggcaggAGCAAGTGCAGGGCGGGGCAGGGGCGTGTTGGGGGCTCCATGAACACTCGGGGCGCAGATGGACAGGGGCTGGGACAGGGGCAACCTCGAGTTCTCGTGGCTTCCTGGGAAATCAGGCAGTGGGGGGAGGAAGTAGGGAGGAGGAGGCGGGGGCGTGTGCACGCACACTCGGAATTCCTGGAATGTGAACTCGGCTCTGCTGGGGTGTTGGGAGGGGGGCTCGCTCCCCCAATTCTCCCAGAATAAACAACTCCTCCCGGCAGAAGCAGGGGCAGGACAGGCCCtgggcccctcctccaggaagccttcagcccccacccacccctgaGGGCCCACCCTACTGACATCCCGGGTCCCActcccctgcctccctcaccTCCAAGGCCACCAGAAGCCTCCGCAGCTGAACCTGGGTCTGATCCCAGGTCATGGTGACTCACAGCCCCTATCCTGCCCCTCCAGCCAGGCCAGGGCAGGATGTGCGTCCACTAGGCCTGGGAGGAGGGGGTAGGGAAGGGAAGTGGCCTGGCTCGTGGCTCAGCACGTGGCTGGGAGGGGGATGGCAAATGCAGCTGCAGAGGCTGTCCAGGGCCCAGGCAAGGGTGGGGGTGCAAACCCCAAGTGGGTAGTGGTTCTGGCTGGTCCCACTCTGAACCCAAGAGACCCTTCATACCCTCCTCGCGCCTAGGGCAGGAGTCCAGCCTTTGCCCTGAGAAAGCAGTTAACTGATGCCTGTGACCCAGCATAGACCCCACCCCAAACAGATGTCCTGAGGCCAGCAAACCAGTCCGGAGTCCCCATGGGTGCCAATTTGCAACACCCACCCCAGAGCCCAGTGCCCACCCCCTCCTAGAGGCCTTCCCTGCCTCTCACTGCACTCTGGCTTCCTTCTCTCCCGTCCCCGAGGGGCACCCACGGGCGCAGCTGGAGGGGTGCTGGTGCCAGGCTCACTCCACTCCATCTCGGAGACACGAGcatcctgtccctgcttcagtgGCCCATCATCTCCAGGGTGAGGCTGACATGCCGCCTTCAGCTGGTCCTGCAGGGACAGCCTCCAGGCCTCTGCCCAAGAGTCTCCTGTGCCAGCCCAAAGGACACCTCTTCCACGACGCCCTCCCTGACCACCCGCCCCCGTCCCGTCAGAGATGCGTTTGAGCATCCGATGCCCCAGGTGCGGGTCACACAGCACAGCGTCCCAGGCGGGACAGTCCCCTCTGCACCCCTCACAGCCCTTCCCGGGAAGGAGCGGGCCGAGCGCGGGCAGAGGCGGATCGGCGCGGTGGGAGTAGCCGTCCACCCTCCCGGCCAGCGGGGCTCGGCCGCGGGCGAGCACGGGGCACCCCAAACTTGGAAGCGGAGACCCCGGCACCCCGCGGGCAGAGCTCCAGGCGAGGGACTCCTTTCCCGGCCGGGCCAGGAGGGTCGGCGGGAAGACTCGCCAGCGGCGGCGCGCCCTCCGGGCAGCCCCTCCCGGCAGCCCCTCCCGGCCGCCCCGCCGGGACCGCCGCGCCCCCCGCCCGGCCCCCACTTGTTGCTGCGTCTCTGCTCCGGGCTCCGCGCTCCGGGATCGGACTCGAGCGCCCCGGCGCGCGGCGGGGTCCGGGCGTCCCGTCTCGGTCGCCGCGGTTGGCGCGACCCCGGCCGCCCCCCTCCGCGGCCGCCGTACCTGCGCGCGCCGCGCCGTCCGCTCCGCCACCCGCTGTCAGTCAAGCGCACGAGGAACGCGAACCTCCGCGCCGAGCCCTTAAGGCCGCGCTCGGCCGCCGTAGCCCGGGACGTACCAAGGCGGCAGGCGGGGGTGCCCGCTGCTCCCCCCGCCGACGCGCCGCCCGGGGGCGCCCCCGCCCTCCCAGCAGGTCCCCCCGCGCTGTGGACGCGCCCGGGGCGGGGTCTGCGAGGCGCCCACGCTGGCCTGCACGCCCGCGGGACCTGCCCGACCGAGCCGCCGCCATGATCATCCCTGTGCGCTGCTTCACCTGCGGCAAGATCGTCGGCAACAAGTGGGAGGCCTACCTGGGGCTGCTGCAGGCCGAGTACACCGAGGGGTGAGGCTCCGCGGCGGGCCCGGCTCTCTGAACCGCTCTCAGGCGGTCGTGGTTCCCCTCAGCCTCCTCGCTGTCCCCCTGCTCCCTAACCTCCTGTCTGCTGTGAGGCCACCGTCTGTCCTGCGAGCCTCGCTGTCTTTTAAGATGCAGGACAAACTTCCCGACCACCGGGCCCTCATCTCCAGGCTTTCAGGGCTGTGGGGATGGGATCCTTTTCCTGTGTTTGTCCCTTACCGACGCAGCTGCCACCACGCCTGTCCAAGCCTCTGACCCCCGTTGGGGCCTGACCGTGGACAGCTGTGTGTCTTTCGTTTATTGTGGGGTTTTGGGCGGCTGGCATTAGGAACTGAGCCCTTGATCTTGgcgttacaaggctgcgctctaaccgttgagctaatcggccagcctcGGTCACATTCAAAGCCCTGAGGCTGTCGTGTGCCAGTCTACCATAGACTGCGAGTGTACGTGTGCTGGGTGGACCAGGACAGTGAATGGAAGGACCGAGCAGGCCGCTAGAATGACCGGTATGGGAGTGAGTGGCTGGTCCCCCCGCAGGGATACTGTGGGTGGAAGCCTCCCCGTCTGTCCTCTGCCATAGGAGCCAACGGTGTGGCGCTTTCCTGGAGGCCTTGCGGTGACTGGGGCTAGGCTCCAGGGTAATTGAGGTTTCCTGCTGGCGTGGGAAATGGGAGAGGTGGCTCACTGGAGATGGTCTCTCTCCCTGATTTGGGTGAGCAGAGCTGAGGAAAGATCCACAGCAGCCGAGAGGGGCTTGCTCTGGCCAGGGCAAGCCACCTGCATCTGCTGGGGACACCAGGATGGAGGGAGGTCTGCAGGCCCCACTGATGCACTTTCTCACCTGGGGGAGGGAAACCGGCTAAGGGATGGGGCCCATCCCAGAGAGCCCGAGCCGTGGGAGGTCTGTGTTAGGTGAGGGGAGTCCAGTAATCAGCACCTAGATGATGGTAGTTGGCAGGGGGCTCAGTCTTATCTCACCCAAATAACGCCACAAGAAGCTGCCCCAGCCCTGGATACAAGAGCCAGAAACACGGGTAGAAGACAGGCTGGAGCTAGAGGCTGGAGCAGCTGGAATGTGGGCACACACGTGGTATGGGGGTGTGAGCCCAGGGGCTCAGGATGCTGGCTAGAGCAGGTCAGAGAGGAGGCGCCCCAGGCTGTACCCCAGGTGGGCGTGTCCAGGTTACTCCAACCAGGTCAGTGCTGGGCCTCAGCCCCTGATGCAGGTGGATCTGTCCACCTTGCCTGTACCTGGGGTGGGTGGTGGAAGGTAAGCAGGCCCAATGCCCAGAGCGGGTTGGATGTGGACTCCAGGCCTGTGAAGACTGGAAAACACAGCAGCCTCACTGCTCCTCCCCTTGATACAGGGATGCCCTGGATGCGCTGGGCCTGAAACGTTACTGCTGCCGCCGCATGCTGCTCGCCCACGTGGACCTGATCGAGAAGCTGCTCAATTATGCGCCCCTGGAGAAATAGCTGTGCTGACTACGGGCAGGGGGTGTCTTGCCCAGAACTCACGAAACAGGGGTGTCAGGGAGCTGGGAGCAGTGCCTGAGCACAGCCGTGTGGGCTTGTGTCTCCACTCTGGAAGGCAGCAGCCAGTAAAGGTCTTTGCAGAACCACCTAGAGATCCTGCTTGGCTCTGTGAGGCTCCCTGTGTGTTCCTGCACCCGTCTCATGCCTGAGGCTGCCTGGCGCAGCTCCTCCCCTTCCTTGGGGCTGGTCTCGCCTGGTCTGTCTTAGAGGCTCTTGCTTCCACTTCTCCAGTCCCAGCACTCCACTAGGATGTCAGCGTCAAGGACTAGGCCCAATCCCTCACACTGTGCCAGAGCCCACAGCAGGAGGCAGAACCCCTGCTGGCTGGACCCTAGCTAGCCCCAGTCCTAGGGCTAGTCTGTTTCCCATGGTgcccctttattattattatttttttaaagatgactggtaaggggatcttaacccttgacttggtgttgtcagcaccacgctctcccaagtgagccacaggctggccccacaTGGTTCCCCTTTAAATGGCACAGTCAGTAGCCTTCCACCCCTGCTCCTCGTGCTCTCCATCAGGTGGGCGTCCCAGAGTGGTTGCCGTCCTTACAGTCTGAGAGGGAGTGCCATCCTCAAGGCAGCTGCCTCAATCTTGCGGGGTGGCGGGGGAGGGCGCTCTCCCTTTGGAGTGTGTCTGCCCATGGTCTGACAGGCACAGACAACCAATGGTGCTTGGGGGAGATCCTGGCATTCCCACCCCCTTGTTTTAGGTGCATTTCAGGCTGAGCACAGAAACCCCCATGTCCTCTCTCCCAGAATCTAAAGAACCAGATTGTCTGGGCCCTGAACAGTGTCTGCTGCGGTCACAGCTGGCTCTCTGCCCACCTGGTGCCCATTCCAGACGGTCCTGCTCCCATAACCCTTCCAGCTCCACCGAAGCCCAGCAGGCAGGGCAGACCCTGCCCCTTGGCCAGGTCCCTGCAGAGGAAGAGGGGCAGCGCTCAGCCTCCACAACCAGCCCTGAGACCCCACTGCTGGGCCAGGGGGTGGCCCTGAGGAGGCTCTGCTGACCAGCACTCAAGGCTGTGTGCAGGCTGGAAGAGCTGGCTCCAGAGGGCTCTGCTCCAACTCAGGCTGAGGCTTAGGAAGCTGCAGGCTGTCGCCCTGGGCTTTGGTGGATCCTGGTGccctccagctggcaggaggcaAGAGTGTGCTGACTGCAGGGGAGGGGGAAGCAGCTCTTCTGGGCACCTTCAGGGCTGGCCTTGGCTGCTTAGATGGGGAAGAAGATGGGGTCTGCCAGGAGTGTACATTCTGAGCTTAGGTAGAGGGTACAATGGCTGGGGCCTGGCTGCCCCTTCAGGCCCAGCACTCACCCCACCCTGGCTCCATCCCGGGTCGCACTTGCACCATGCATTGTGCCCTCTGACCCCCAGCACAGTCTGTAGGCTCCTCCATAAACACCCTACTCAGCCCTTCAGGCTTCCTCAAACCCCCCACCATCTGACCCCACCCCCTCACCGCCTGCCACAGCTCTTGCCTGGGTGTGGCCTCTCAGGCCGCCACCCCCAATATCTATTCCCCAATGCCCAGAAGGATCTTTGTAACCACAAGTGGGTCCAAGACTACACTTCTTGTGAGACCCCGCAGACCTCTAAGGTCTCCTTTGGTTTCCTCCACACAAGGGGCTCCGATCTTCAGGAATGTACTGGGTTCTTCCTGCCTGGAGGCCTGTGCTCAGCTGTCCCTGCCACTGGCCTacccgtcccccccccccccagccctggGAGCTGTCTGCTCATGCCTGCCCACCTGGCTCCTGCTTTGAGTGGGTGGGTCTGTCCACCTGCTGGACGCGAGGGCCCTGAAGACAGAACCATCTGTCGTTTTTGTAAGTTCACTAGTCCACAACACgcgtttattgagcacctattaggTGGCAGGAGCAGCTCTAGGAATTTGGggtacagcagtgaataaaaccAATAAGTCTCCTGCCCCCGCACAGGGATGTTCTAACAGGAAAGGTGATGCACAGTGATTACATGGCATTTCAGATGCTGGTGACAGCAGTGGGAAAACAGCCGGGGCTCTGGCTGGGAGGAGTGGGCAGGGATGTAGGCCAGGGGGACCAGGGCACGTTTGGCTTCCCCTGAATGGGACAAGACCACACGTCTCTGAGGAGAGGCACCAGATACCTGAAACTCCTGGCCTGTGTACAGGCCCAGTGCCCTGCACCCCCTACCCCTACTCCACCCACCAAGGACCCTTTCAGCGGCAGTCTCTGACCTCCTTGCAGGGGGTGTCCagggggctgggccgggccagcCGAGTTCTGCCTAAACCCAACCCCAAACTGAACACAGGCATTGAGAAGCACCCCACAACCCCACCACCCCGCTTCTAGGCCTGGGCCCCAAACAGTCCCTGACTGCTGAGGAGAGGCCTAGGACTTTGGCGTGCAGCAAAAGGCACTTGAAGCTACCTCTGGGGGTGGGGTTGGCAGAGGTCCTGGTGGTGCACAGGGCTGGGGGCCGCAGGCATGAGAGCACAACCACCTCCCTGGCAGGGAAGGGGGGCGGAGAGGAGGGAATGGAGTCCTGGGACCCCAGCCCCCCGGGTGATCAGTAGTGTCAGCTCAGTAGTCAGGTGGGAAGCTGCAGCAGAACACAGATGGGCCTCGGGCCAAGCCCAGGGCAGGGTCAGTAGTGCTCCAGCTTTAGGCTCCTGTACAGGCAGCATGTAAAGATCATGCCGAAGACCTGTGTGCAGAGCCGGTGGGCATGAGCGGGTGCCATGGGCCACCAGCCAACCATGTCCCCCACCAAGTCACCCCCAAGTCACCTGTACACAGGCAATGCCAATGCCTACAGCCCCGATGACCCTCAGGTGCTCCTGGATGAAGGTCTCCAACTTGGTGATGCAGCCgccctggtggggtgggggtgggttgcAGAGGTTGGGCCCACTGGCTCCCACCCCACCGCAGGACCTGGTCAGCCGGGCCCTAGCCAGCTCGGCCATTCACTGGGACGCCTACTTACCTCCACCTTGTAGATGTTGGAGGCGTGGTCCCGCTGCCCACAGCCGGCCACCACTGTCTTGCAGCAGCTGTCAGGTACCACACGGCCACCTGCCTCATCCGAGCGGATCCACTCACTATCTCTCCAGTCCTGGGAGTTGTTGCTGCCACAGCAGTGGAACTGCAGTGGGAACACGGCATAGGCTGAGCCCTAGGGCCAGAGGCCCCTGCAGACCCACTGTGCACAGCCCCTGCTCCCAAGAGGCCCAGGGAGGCCTTGGGTGCATGTGCCCCTCCCAGCACCCACCTCTTGCTGCAGCTTGTCCACAGCGCTGGTCACACCTTCATGGCCCGGCTGGTGGTACCGCTTGGTCATGGTGTCCTTCAGGTTCTCCTTGAGCTCTGTGttcagctgggggtggggtggtgggaacTTCAGCCTCAAAGCCCCAGATGTCCAAGGTGGGGCTGGGAGAGCCCAGAATGGCAGGAGAGAGGCCCGTGGAGGGCTCAGAGCAGAAAGGAAGGACTGGGGTCTGATTGTGGCTCTAGGGGGTATTGGGTGGGACTGGGAGAGTAACCAGAGTCactgtggggaggggcagggaaagTCTCCAGATCCCCTGGACACCTGCCTCTCCATGAACCCTAAGGTGGGCAGCTTGGGTGCTGCGGGCAGGTGGTCTACCCCTGCAGTCCACCCTC of Cynocephalus volans isolate mCynVol1 chromosome 4, mCynVol1.pri, whole genome shotgun sequence contains these proteins:
- the CD151 gene encoding CD151 antigen, producing the protein MGEFSEKKATCGTVCLKYLLFTYNCCFWLAGLAVMAVGVWTLALKSDYISLLASGTYLATAYILVVAGIVVMVTGVLGCCATFKERRNLLRLYFILLLIIFLLEIIAGVLAYVYYQQLNTELKENLKDTMTKRYHQPGHEGVTSAVDKLQQEFHCCGSNNSQDWRDSEWIRSDEAGGRVVPDSCCKTVVAGCGQRDHASNIYKVEGGCITKLETFIQEHLRVIGAVGIGIACVQVFGMIFTCCLYRSLKLEHY
- the POLR2L gene encoding DNA-directed RNA polymerases I, II, and III subunit RPABC5, which codes for MIIPVRCFTCGKIVGNKWEAYLGLLQAEYTEGDALDALGLKRYCCRRMLLAHVDLIEKLLNYAPLEK